The genomic DNA CAGCCATGATTTTTTCTGTCGCTTCCTTGGCAGAAGCTTTCTGTTCTTTCATTTCCGTAAAATCAATCGGTTTCCCATATACGATTTTGACGGATCTAAAGAGCTTGAAGGGACCAATGATTGCGCAAGGAATGACCTTTGCATCCGTCTTCATTGCAAAGAATCCGGCACCAGCTAATCCAGCACCGATATCCCCGGTCTTACTGCGTGTCCCTTCTGGAAACAGACCGACCGCTTCTCCCTGTCTTAATAGCTCTAACCCTTTACGCAAAGCTTGTTTATCGCTCATCCCCCGACGAACCGGGAAGGCATATATCTTTGGAAGGATTTTTTTCAATATCGGCATTTCGAAAAGCTCAGCCTTCGCCATGAAGTGGACGGTACGGTTTGATGAGCAGCCAACGAGAGGAGGGTCCAAATAGCTGATATGGTTACTACAAATCAAAACTCCGTCCTCTTTTGGTACATTTTCCACACCTATGACCTTCAGCCTATACCCGGAATTGAAGATCCCGTTGAATAAATTCTTACCTATTGTATAAAGCCTCACCAACCATCAAACCCTTTCATATTCTCGAACAATCGTAAGGATGGCATCGACTACCTCATCAATTGTCATCGTTGTTGTATCCAGCTCGATTGCATCGTGCGCCTTCATCAGAGGAGATGCTTCACGCTGGGAATCCAATCTGTCGCGTTGCTCAATTTCCGTTTTGATCTGCTCAAGATCGGACGGAATTCCTTTTGTAAGGTTCTCTTGATGTCTACGTTTCGCCCGTTCATCTACAGATGCAATGAGAAAGATCTTGACTTCTGCATCGGGAATGACATGAGTACCGATGTCCCTGCCGTCCATAACGACTGAATGTTCATGACTCAGCTCCTGCTGTTGTTTCACCATTTCCTTGCGTACGTTCGCGTGCTTTGCCACTTCTGACACATTATTCGTCACGTCCGGTGTACGGATTTCATCTGTTACATCTTCATCGTCCAACAAGACGACTTGCCGATCTTCCGTTTTTCTCAGATCAATCTTTGTGGATTTCAGCAGAAGTTCCAGGGCTTCCCCATCACAAACATCCACTTCATTCCTCAGTGCTTTCAATGTAATTGAACGATACATCGCGCC from Pseudalkalibacillus sp. SCS-8 includes the following:
- a CDS encoding lysophospholipid acyltransferase family protein, whose protein sequence is MRLYTIGKNLFNGIFNSGYRLKVIGVENVPKEDGVLICSNHISYLDPPLVGCSSNRTVHFMAKAELFEMPILKKILPKIYAFPVRRGMSDKQALRKGLELLRQGEAVGLFPEGTRSKTGDIGAGLAGAGFFAMKTDAKVIPCAIIGPFKLFRSVKIVYGKPIDFTEMKEQKASAKEATEKIMAEIRKLYDENK
- the cmk gene encoding (d)CMP kinase; amino-acid sequence: MSNLMKIAIDGPAGAGKSTVAKKVADILSYVYIDTGAMYRSITLKALRNEVDVCDGEALELLLKSTKIDLRKTEDRQVVLLDDEDVTDEIRTPDVTNNVSEVAKHANVRKEMVKQQQELSHEHSVVMDGRDIGTHVIPDAEVKIFLIASVDERAKRRHQENLTKGIPSDLEQIKTEIEQRDRLDSQREASPLMKAHDAIELDTTTMTIDEVVDAILTIVREYERV